The Elaeis guineensis isolate ETL-2024a chromosome 14, EG11, whole genome shotgun sequence genome has a segment encoding these proteins:
- the LOC105057626 gene encoding annexin D4 isoform X1, with protein sequence MDVPLAAEECEAITRAFSGLGGLGVDEEALVSALGKWRHQPEKRAQLRKSFAGFFTADGGFERFEDDYIHYLKIEFARFKNIMVLWAMHPWERDARWANDVLHKAHPFDIIVEIACTRSSEELLGARIAYHALFHRSLEEDVAYHVRENFSNLLVGLVSAYRYEGDSINEEMAKSEAKTLGTAIKSAGVRNLVENGEVIRILTTRSKPHLRVTFKYYREMYGKSIEEDLGDELCLQETVQCLDSPPKYFSKVMDETLKDGADKNTKDALTRVIVSRADVDMEEIKAAYHEQYGAQLEDVIAMKTLGNYRDALLSLVGQ encoded by the exons ATGGACGTTCCTCTTGCGGCCGAGGAGTGCGAGGCTATCACCAGGGCCTTCTCAG GGCTTGGAGGATTGGGAGTGGACGAAGAGGCGCTGGTATCGGCGCTGGGGAAGTGGCGGCATCAGCCGGAGAAGCGGGCGCAGTTGAGGAAGAGCTTCGCCGGTTTCTTCACCGCCGATGGCGGCTTCGAGAGGTTTGAGGATGATTACATCCACTACCTCAAGATCGAATTCGCCCGTTTCAAG AACATTATGGTGCTATGGGCAATGCATCCATGGGAAAGGGATGCAAGGTGGGCTAACGATGTGCTGCACAAGGCTCACCCCTTTGACATCATAGTGGAGATCGCTTGTACTCGATCATCAGAAGAGCTGCTTGGGGCAAGGATAGCATACCATGCCCTCTTCCACCGTTCTCTAGAGGAAGATGTTGCATACCATGTCAGGGAAAACTTCTCCAAT CTTTTGGTCGGACTTGTGAGTGCATACAGGTATGAAGGCGATTCGATAAACGAGGAGATGGCAAAATCAGAGGCCAAGACTCTTGGTACTGCAATAAAAAGTGCAGGTGTGAGGAATCTTGTAGAGAATGGGGAGGTAATAAGGATATTGACCACTAGAAGCAAGCCACATCTTAGAGTGACCTTCAAATACTACAGGGAAATGTATGGGAAATCAATTGAGGAG GATTTAGGTGATGAGTTGTGCTTACAAGAAACAGTTCAATGCTTGGATTCCCCTCCTAAATATTTCAGCAAG GTAATGGATGAGACTTTGAAAGATGGAGCTGATAAAAACACAAAAGATGCTTTGACTCGAGTTATTGTATCCCGAGCTGATGTGGATATGGAGGAGATCAAAGCAGCGTATCACGAGCAGTATGGAGCTCAACTTGAAGATGTCATAGCAATGAAAACACTTGGTAACTACAGGGATGCATTGCTTTCCTTGGTTGGACAGTGA
- the LOC105057626 gene encoding annexin D4 isoform X2, translating into MGQGLGGLGVDEEALVSALGKWRHQPEKRAQLRKSFAGFFTADGGFERFEDDYIHYLKIEFARFKNIMVLWAMHPWERDARWANDVLHKAHPFDIIVEIACTRSSEELLGARIAYHALFHRSLEEDVAYHVRENFSNLLVGLVSAYRYEGDSINEEMAKSEAKTLGTAIKSAGVRNLVENGEVIRILTTRSKPHLRVTFKYYREMYGKSIEEDLGDELCLQETVQCLDSPPKYFSKVMDETLKDGADKNTKDALTRVIVSRADVDMEEIKAAYHEQYGAQLEDVIAMKTLGNYRDALLSLVGQ; encoded by the exons ATGGGTCAAGGGCTTGGAGGATTGGGAGTGGACGAAGAGGCGCTGGTATCGGCGCTGGGGAAGTGGCGGCATCAGCCGGAGAAGCGGGCGCAGTTGAGGAAGAGCTTCGCCGGTTTCTTCACCGCCGATGGCGGCTTCGAGAGGTTTGAGGATGATTACATCCACTACCTCAAGATCGAATTCGCCCGTTTCAAG AACATTATGGTGCTATGGGCAATGCATCCATGGGAAAGGGATGCAAGGTGGGCTAACGATGTGCTGCACAAGGCTCACCCCTTTGACATCATAGTGGAGATCGCTTGTACTCGATCATCAGAAGAGCTGCTTGGGGCAAGGATAGCATACCATGCCCTCTTCCACCGTTCTCTAGAGGAAGATGTTGCATACCATGTCAGGGAAAACTTCTCCAAT CTTTTGGTCGGACTTGTGAGTGCATACAGGTATGAAGGCGATTCGATAAACGAGGAGATGGCAAAATCAGAGGCCAAGACTCTTGGTACTGCAATAAAAAGTGCAGGTGTGAGGAATCTTGTAGAGAATGGGGAGGTAATAAGGATATTGACCACTAGAAGCAAGCCACATCTTAGAGTGACCTTCAAATACTACAGGGAAATGTATGGGAAATCAATTGAGGAG GATTTAGGTGATGAGTTGTGCTTACAAGAAACAGTTCAATGCTTGGATTCCCCTCCTAAATATTTCAGCAAG GTAATGGATGAGACTTTGAAAGATGGAGCTGATAAAAACACAAAAGATGCTTTGACTCGAGTTATTGTATCCCGAGCTGATGTGGATATGGAGGAGATCAAAGCAGCGTATCACGAGCAGTATGGAGCTCAACTTGAAGATGTCATAGCAATGAAAACACTTGGTAACTACAGGGATGCATTGCTTTCCTTGGTTGGACAGTGA